The region CAACTGACGAATTGGAACGAGATTTGAACGACCCTTCCTGCGGAGGCGTCGTCACCTTTGTCGGCAAGGTGCGGAATCATCACGAGGGCAAAAAAGTAACGGGCCTGACCTACGAGGCCTATGCCCCGATGGCGGAGAAGGTTTTCAAGACCATCGGCTCCGAGGCGGTGGAAAAATTCGGCGTAAAAGAAGCGAGAATCGTTCATCGCATCGGCCCTTTGAAAATCGGCGATGTCGCCGTCTGGATCGGCGTCCAGTCGCCCCACCGCGCCGAGGCGTTTGCGGCCTGCCAATATGCCATTGACGAGCTGAAGCAAAGGGCGCCGATATGGAAGAAAGAACATTATATGAATGCAGACAGCGAGTGGGTCAAATGTCATTGTGCGGAAGTTCAAATCCCCCCCAACCCCCCTTTTACACCCCGAAAGGGGCCCCTGTCGGGGAAGGGGGGGGTTACAAATTCTCCCCCTTTGAAAAAGGGGGAAAAAGGGGGATTTAAGATTGCCGTCATCTTGGCCGGTGGGCAAAGCAAACGCTTCGGGAGCGACAAGGTCTGGGCGCCCTTTCAGGGAAAGCCGCTGATTCAAATCTCCATCGATGCGCTTAAAGCCTCCAGCTTTGATGTCATGCTGTCGGGGCCGCGAACAAAACTCAGGACGCTCGGCCTTCCCGTGATCGAGGATGAGATGCCGCTCGAAGGACCGCTGGCCGCCCTTAAGAGCGTCTGGCGCGCCATCGATGCGGACAGGATTTTCGTCATTGCCGTTGACATGCCGTTTATCCAGCCGGCAATCATCGAAAAACTCTGGGAAGAAAGTAGAGATGCCGACGTCACTCTTCTTCAAAAAGACGATGGGCCGTCGCCATTGCCGGGTGTTTATACACGTCGGTGTGTCCCGGAAATCGATTCTTTGATCGAAGAGGGACGCCGTGATCTCCACTCCCTGTGTGAGAAAAACCTGAAAATCAGAACGATTGACCTCCG is a window of Deltaproteobacteria bacterium DNA encoding:
- a CDS encoding molybdenum cofactor biosynthesis protein MoaE produces the protein MRNKNQITDKPIPTDELERDLNDPSCGGVVTFVGKVRNHHEGKKVTGLTYEAYAPMAEKVFKTIGSEAVEKFGVKEARIVHRIGPLKIGDVAVWIGVQSPHRAEAFAACQYAIDELKQRAPIWKKEHYMNADSEWVKCHCAEVQIPPNPPFTPRKGPLSGKGGVTNSPPLKKGEKGGFKIAVILAGGQSKRFGSDKVWAPFQGKPLIQISIDALKASSFDVMLSGPRTKLRTLGLPVIEDEMPLEGPLAALKSVWRAIDADRIFVIAVDMPFIQPAIIEKLWEESRDADVTLLQKDDGPSPLPGVYTRRCVPEIDSLIEEGRRDLHSLCEKNLKIRTIDLR